The candidate division TA06 bacterium genome has a window encoding:
- a CDS encoding PD40 domain-containing protein: protein MTQLTFNGRNFFPTWSPDGKKIAWSISTGDSIMGLWTMNADSSNKKRLYPYGMMPDWLSNNASIVYIGPSVEGSSTSTSQIWIMDTLGNNKVRITNFNISNRYPKVSPTGTKIVFSSQAEGQGPRVWVVNTDGTNLIKLTETGGDHPAWSPDGTKIVYCNTVDGRLWTMNTDGTNKKQLSNRKDMIVKVTLIIFAVCLAIVGCGCNKTPTNPIDPPPIEPYATTDCDPSWSPNGNTIAYAHHSLSDTPSGIFLINPDGSNKRLFLESVEFQTLWHKPDWSPDGRWLVLCETYSAQIYKIMAPEGDSLT, encoded by the coding sequence TTGACGCAGCTTACATTTAACGGCAGAAACTTTTTCCCAACTTGGAGCCCGGATGGAAAGAAGATTGCCTGGTCTATTTCTACCGGAGATTCCATAATGGGTTTATGGACTATGAATGCTGACAGTTCTAATAAAAAAAGATTATATCCCTATGGTATGATGCCCGATTGGCTTTCCAATAATGCTTCAATAGTATATATAGGGCCTTCCGTTGAAGGAAGTTCAACTTCAACCAGCCAAATATGGATCATGGATACTTTAGGTAATAACAAAGTAAGGATAACGAATTTTAACATTTCCAACCGCTATCCCAAAGTTTCACCCACCGGCACCAAAATAGTATTCAGTTCCCAAGCAGAAGGACAAGGCCCCAGAGTTTGGGTAGTAAACACTGATGGCACAAACTTGATAAAACTAACAGAAACCGGAGGCGACCACCCCGCCTGGTCGCCGGATGGCACAAAAATAGTTTATTGCAACACAGTTGATGGCCGTCTTTGGACTATGAACACGGACGGAACAAACAAAAAACAACTTTCTAACAGAAAGGATATGATCGTAAAGGTAACTTTAATAATCTTCGCTGTCTGTTTGGCAATTGTGGGCTGTGGCTGTAATAAAACACCAACTAATCCCATTGATCCCCCACCAATTGAGCCTTATGCCACCACAGACTGCGACCCGTCATGGTCGCCTAATGGCAATACTATTGCTTATGCGCACCATAGTCTTTCTGATACGCCCAGTGGTATATTCTTAATAAACCCCGACGGCAGCAATAAAAGATTGTTTTTGGAGTCCGTAGAATTTCAAACTTTATGGCATAAACCCGATTGGTCACCAGATGGAAGATGGCTGGTTCTTTGTGAGACATATAGCGCTCAAATTTATAAAATAATGGCGCCTGAAGGCGACAGTTTGAC